In the Malania oleifera isolate guangnan ecotype guangnan chromosome 1, ASM2987363v1, whole genome shotgun sequence genome, one interval contains:
- the LOC131147372 gene encoding pentatricopeptide repeat-containing protein At2g20540-like, translated as MQCVCIEDGKEVKAQFWDTAGQGCFRADTSTYYRGVLDALLVYDVSRKDVISEIICSKHLEKLFKLLIKNTYICNALIEMYAKCGSINQTFQVFNQMSQRDVISGGLASHGKASEAVELFREMQKAKVEPNTITFRDQGLKKKNS; from the exons ATGCAATGTGTGTGCATTGAGGATGGTAAGGAGGTCAAGGCCCAGTTTTGGGACACCGCTGGCCAAGGATGCTTTCGAGCTGATACTTCTACCTACTACAGGGGTGTTCTTGATGCTCTTCTTGTCTATGATGTTAGCCGCAAAG ATGTGATCTCAGAGATAATTTGTTCTAaacatcttgagaagctattCAAGCTTCTAATCAAG AATACTTACATTTGCAATGCACTCATTGAAATGTATGCAAAATGTGGAAGCATAAATCAAACCTTCCAGGTCTTCAATCAAATGTCTCAAAGAGATGTGATTTCTGGAGGTTTGGCAAGTCATGGAAAAGCTAGCGAAGCAGTTGAATTGTTTCGTGAAATGCAAAAAGCAAAGGTTGAACCAAACACTATTACCTTTCGTGATCAaggattgaaaaagaaaaactcttAA